The genomic window ATGGTTATCACGCAAATCATTTCTGGGAGTATCCCATGCTTCCGGAACGCCTGCGTGAAGCCACCTGCATTAAGTGTCATCACGACGTAGTGGAATTGGGACAGCATCCGGAATTCGGGACAACGGCTCCTAAAGTGGTTCGTGGATTTAATCTGATTCGTAAATACGGCTGCTTTGGCTGCCATGAAATCCACGGGTACGATAGTGGTATGGCCATTGGACCGGATATGCGACTTGAGCCACAAACCGAAGAGGAAGTACTGGCGGTTGCCACGGATCCCAACAAACACGCGGGAATGTTCCGCAAGGTAGGTCCCAGTCTCCGACACATCGCCGCCAAAACCGGTGGACCATTCATAGCCCACTGGACGAAAAACCCTTCGGCGTTCCGTCCGTCGACAAAAATGCCACGGTTCTTTGGAAACAGTAATCAGCAGAGTGAGCAGGCCAGAGACTACGAAGCCGTGGAACTCGCCGGACTGGCTTCACTGCTCACGGGGATTTCTGAAGACGTTCAGCTGTTGCAACCGGCTGACACCTATCAGCCGGACATTCAGCGCGGGAAAATGTTCTTCACTGAAAAGGGATGCCTGGCCTGTCACACTCATAGCGCTGTCGCAGGCAGTTCAGAAGACTTCGGTCCGAACATCAGTGATATTCACCGTAAAGTGAAAAGAAACGCGGACGATCCCGGGTTCAGTGACTGGCTGTACACGTGGATTCGCGATCCAACACTGCACCATAGTCGTACAAAAATGGGGGTGGTGTTCTATGATTATTACGATGGAAAAGAGTCTCCAGGTGATATTGATCCGGCTGCAGATGTAACCGCCTTCCTTCTCAGCCAGGGACCACCGGAAACATTTCAGAATCCTGATTATTCTGATCAGGCTCTTAACAGTCTGATTGAACTGTTCCTGCGCAAGTCACGCTTCAGCAAGAACGCTGTCGATCAAATTCTTGAGAGTCAACAGTTCCCTCAGAAGAAATCGATCGTGAAAGGCGATGAAATCGCTCTGGCGACAGTGGACGGTTCCGCAATTACGGACGATGCCGAATGGCACCGCATGAAGCTTGAGTACGTCGGTCGCAAGACGGTGTCTCGTTACGGATGTTACGGTTGCCACGATATTCCAGGCTTCGAAACTTCGCGTCCGATAGGAGCCGCACTGCACGACTGGGGCCGCAAGGACACCAGCAAACTGGGGCTCGAACATATCGAAGAATTTTTACACCATCACGGAGAGCCGGAAGGAGCAGCGTTTAAGTCAACCGCCAGGCGGGTTGAACACGCGGTAACCGCCGCCGCCGGCGGTGGGGTTGCGACGAAATCATTTACCAGTCCCGAAGAAGAAACACGCGAATTGTCTGCGGCATTTTTCTATGACAGTCTGATTCATCACGGCCGGCCCGGTTTCATCTGGCAAAAGCTTCGGGATCCTCGCAGCTATGATTTCGAAACCACGGAAACCAAGGGATACGACGAACTGCTCAGGATGCCAAAATTTCCTTTGCAGGAAGATGAAATCGAGGCCATCGCAACGTTTGTATTAGGTCTCGTCGCCGAGCCACCGGCCTCGAAATATATCTACCAGCCGGACGTGCCGGACAAAACCCGCATTGAGGGCGAGTTCCTGCTGACAAAATATAACTGCACCGGTTGCCACATGGTTGAAATGCCGGAAGTAACGTATGGAGCCATTCCCGAGGACATCCTGCCAACCGAACTGACACCTGCTGATCACCCCGCGGCTCTCGATCTGTTGCTGGAACTCAGACAACCAAGACAGGCATTTACTGGCGAAACCGGAACATTCACCATCGATGGTGAAGAAATCACCCTGCCGCTGGCCACGATCAACGGCCTGCGAATGGTACTGCCGGATCCGGAGGAGGAAGATCCGGAATTCCGGGAAACCGGTTTCGATAACTTTGACGTTGTTGATTTCGGCCAAGGCGAGGACGCAGTGCGTCTGCTGCCGTCGGCTCGTGTCATCGTTCCGGAAACAAGGCTGGTTGACTACAAAGAAGGCCGTGGTGGTCGTTTTGCCGAATGGCTGGTCAACCATCTGGTTGACACCAGGACCGACGGTAACCGCCAACTGGCATGGCAGGCCAGCCCGCCACCTTTGTACCAGGAAGGAATCAAAGTCCAGACACCGTGGCTGTACGACTTCCTGCTGGAACCGGAAACGATTCGGTACACCACTGTGCTGCGAATGCCCCGATTCAACATGAGCCCCGATGAAGCACGGGTGCTGGCCGGTTACTTTGCGGCAAAAGACGGGGCCGATTTTCCATATCACGAACAACAGGCAACAAGCCAGGCTTACCTCACATCTCAGCAGCAGGCACTTACGGAATCAGGAGCATTAGATCCTGGCCAGCACTATCTTGAAGAAGGCTGGAAGTCTTTGAACGGTCCGTTGTGTATCAAATGTCATTCGCTCGGTACCCGCAAATTCAAGGTCAGCGATCCCGGCAAGGATGTGCAGGGCCCCAATCTGAATCGCGTGCAGCATCGACTGCGTTCTGACTGGGTCAGGCTCTGGCTTTACAATCCCAAGTGGATCACCCCTTATACGTCCATGCCCCTGAACTTCCCGCATAACAACGGAGCTCAGTTCCCGGATCTTTACCATGGAAACGCCGGTACGCAGGTACAGGGAACGGTTGACGCTTTGCTCAACTATTCGCACATGATGGAAGAAGTCGGACCTGTCACCTATGCGCCTCCGAAGAAGGAAGCCGCCAACGCAGGTGTCCGGAAGGACGGGAACAACGCAATATCGGAACCACTTCGAGTATCATCCAAATAACTTCAGGTTCGGTTCGAGAGAATTCGATGAAATCATTTCCAGCATTCACCCTGATCGTATTCGGGACACTCTTTTTGAGTGGCTGCAGCGACAACGGTATCGGTGGAGGAGCCTCCCAGGCGACTTCTATCGTGGTGCTGCCGCCTGATTTGTTCGGCGCCGCCGAAGAAGACAGCGGTAATGACTTAAGCGAAAGCCCCGGTACCACGACATCGGCGGGAGACGGGACGGGCAACCTCTCAGGTCAGGTTGTGATGACGGGAGATGTTCCCGCCGTCGGACTGATCCATGCTCAGGGAGCAGCCGTCAAAGATGCGGTGGCCTGTTCCGCTGAAGACATGCCTAACGAGAAGCTGGTTCTGGGTGGAGGGAATGGAGTTGCAAATACATTTGTCTATATAAAAAAGGCTCCCAAAGGGACACCCAGACCGACTCCGGTCGAAGAAGCTGTCATCTTCGATCAAAAGAACTGTCGTTTTTTACCACACTGTCTTGTAGTTCCCACCGGCCAGCTGGTGAAGGTCCTCAGTGACGACACAGTCAGCCATAATACCCACAGCTATCCGTCTCGAAATGCTGCAGTCAATCAGACAGTGGATCCCGGTGACCGTGTCGGCAAACTGGAGTTTGTGTACAAGTCGGCAGAGAAAGAGCCGGTAAGGGTTGTTTGCGATTTTCACACATGGATGAGTGCCTGGCACCTCCCGGTGGAACATCCCTATGCGGCACTGACAGATGCTGACGGGAATTTTGAAATCAATGACCTGCCGTCCGGCGATCATGTGTTCCAGGTCTGGCACGAAGCGGCCAAGGGAAAATTCGTTAATCGAAAACTGAAAGTGCAGATCCGACCGGGTGAGACAACCAGTGTAAAAATTGATTACCCGTCGTCTCAGCTGGAACTTTAGGTACATCGTCTGCACATGCAGATCAGTCTATAACATTTGAGAATTTGACCATGTTGACGTTGATCAACAGAATGTTCTTCACACTGACCACGGCGGCAGTTCTAACGGCCGCCGGTTGCTCAGACGGGGGGAATTCAACCTTCGTTTACGGACCGGGAACACGGTCCCTGATGCGGGAAGCCCAGGAGGGTTTCGGCGGTGACCTTCCAGGTGTCAAACAGCACCTCGACGTACGGTTTGGCAATCCGCAGCAGGTACGTTTCTGGTCAAAGCTGCCGCTCAACGCGGGTGGTCTGTTTGGTTCCGTAGCAGCCCCTCCCGAGTCAGGTGCGATCAAACAACTCCAACTACGGTTTGACGAACCTCCGGAAGCATTCGATGACAGTGCGCATCTGCTGCAGTTCGTAACCGGAGCAGCAGCAACATCACAAGACCTGCCCGAAGTCGTAACCGTAGTCAGCTGGGATCCGAAAACCGGCACGGCGTTGCTGGATGACAAAATGGCAACCGCGCCGGCAGAAGGTGATCGGGTCATTCTGGACGGCGGAACCGTTCTAAGAAGCGGCCGGGCGCTTTACCAGCGTCATTGTTCTCACTGTCACGGTACCAGCGGCGACGGCGCAGGACCGACAGCCGAGTATCTCACCCCCAGGCCTCGCGACTATCGTAACGGCGTGTTCAAATTCACATCCACTCAGGGTCCGGAGAAGGCGTCTCGGGATGACCTGGAACGGATCCTTCGCAACGGAATTCCAGGCACCTATATGCCGTCGTTCGTTCCTATGCTGAGCGAAGTCGAGCTGGATCACGTGGTGGAATATATTCGTTTTCTGGCAATGCGTGGTGAATTCGAACGACGTCTTGTCAGTGAACTGTCCAGTGATTACTCCAGGGATGCGGTCAGCAGCCGTACAGATGGTGGCGAAACCCGGAAGGAGATTGTGGACAGTCTGAAAGACGTTCTGGGTGAGGAGATCAATGATGCACTGGAATTCGTGGGTGACAGTGTTGCAGACGCCTGGGAAGCAGCAGAATCAGAAGATGTGGCTGTGATCCCCTCAATTCCCCGGGTTCCCGACACTATCGAATCCCGGCGTATCGGACGGGAGCTTTTTCTGAGCAAAGAAGTTGCCTGTGCGGACTGCCACGGAATCAGTGGCCAGGGAAATGGGCCTCAATCAACCGTCTTCGAAAAGAACCCGGTGACCGAAGAATTGTATAACGAACCGGGACTGCATGATATCTGGGACAATCTGAATCAGCCCCGGAATCTGACCTACGGAATCTATCGCGGAGGCCGGCGGCCGATTGACCTGTTTCGACGCGTGCATGCCGGCATCAAAGGAACCCGTATGCCGTCATTCAAGAATCTGGAGCAGGAGAAGATCTGGCATCTGGTGAATTACGTATTGAGTGTGCCCTTTGAAGTCGACCCAGGTCGAGCGGCACCAGCTGAGTAAGAGTAATAACTGAATGAGTAGAAACCGATGATCGTCCCTATTCCCCGATGCATTTCAGATTCGCGATTACTCCTACCGGAGATGCAGCGCCCGTGGTCGTCTGTGACCCGGCGTTTCAACAATTGTACTCACGTTAAATGGCGACCTCTGGAGTCATCATTGTGAAGAAATTCTGGGCAATATTTTTCTTTTTCTGGCCGGTGGTCGCCATCGTTTTCTGCTGGGTTGCGCCCAGTCGCAACTGGTGGTTTCCCAGTGATCCGATGACTCCACTGGGTGAAGAAATCGACGGTCTGTTTTATCTGATTCTGGGTATTGTCGCGATCACTTTTGTGTTGACTCAGTTTGCTCTTGGCTGGGTGCTGTGGAAGTCGGCCACACAGTCCGAAGACAAACCTGCGGAATTCAGTCATGGCAATCACAGTCTGGAATTGATCTGGACGATCGTTCCGGCATTTATCCTCGTTTTCATCGCGCTGTACCAAATGGACGTGTGGATGAAATTCCGCGTGGAGGCAAAGTTTCCTGATGAAGCCAAAGCGTCGCCGCTTGTTGAGGTAACTGCCCGTCAGTTTGAATGGCGAATGCGTTATCCTGCTCCCGGTAAACAGCTACAAAACACGCCACAACCGGACGACCTGTACACTGTCAACGAAATGCATGTACCGGCGGGACGCCCCGTCCGTTTTCTACTCCGCAGTCAGGATGTGCAGCATGCGTTTTTTGCACCTGAACTGCGAGTAAAACAGGACGCAGTCCCCGGTCTGATCATCCCGATGTGGTTCGATATTCCACTTCCCAATGAGTATGAATTGCTGTGTGCGGAACTGTGTGGCTGGGGCCATTACAAAATGCGGGCCATGATCTACGCCGAACCGGAACACGTTTACAACGAATATATTGAGACAC from Fuerstiella sp. includes these protein-coding regions:
- a CDS encoding cytochrome c oxidase subunit II translates to MATSGVIIVKKFWAIFFFFWPVVAIVFCWVAPSRNWWFPSDPMTPLGEEIDGLFYLILGIVAITFVLTQFALGWVLWKSATQSEDKPAEFSHGNHSLELIWTIVPAFILVFIALYQMDVWMKFRVEAKFPDEAKASPLVEVTARQFEWRMRYPAPGKQLQNTPQPDDLYTVNEMHVPAGRPVRFLLRSQDVQHAFFAPELRVKQDAVPGLIIPMWFDIPLPNEYELLCAELCGWGHYKMRAMIYAEPEHVYNEYIETLHQEQNFDGVVPDVEESDE
- a CDS encoding c-type cytochrome codes for the protein MLTLINRMFFTLTTAAVLTAAGCSDGGNSTFVYGPGTRSLMREAQEGFGGDLPGVKQHLDVRFGNPQQVRFWSKLPLNAGGLFGSVAAPPESGAIKQLQLRFDEPPEAFDDSAHLLQFVTGAAATSQDLPEVVTVVSWDPKTGTALLDDKMATAPAEGDRVILDGGTVLRSGRALYQRHCSHCHGTSGDGAGPTAEYLTPRPRDYRNGVFKFTSTQGPEKASRDDLERILRNGIPGTYMPSFVPMLSEVELDHVVEYIRFLAMRGEFERRLVSELSSDYSRDAVSSRTDGGETRKEIVDSLKDVLGEEINDALEFVGDSVADAWEAAESEDVAVIPSIPRVPDTIESRRIGRELFLSKEVACADCHGISGQGNGPQSTVFEKNPVTEELYNEPGLHDIWDNLNQPRNLTYGIYRGGRRPIDLFRRVHAGIKGTRMPSFKNLEQEKIWHLVNYVLSVPFEVDPGRAAPAE